The following are encoded in a window of Perca fluviatilis chromosome 21, GENO_Pfluv_1.0, whole genome shotgun sequence genomic DNA:
- the bub3 gene encoding mitotic checkpoint protein BUB3 — translation MTGSNEYKLNQGPEDGISAVKFSPSTAQFLLVSSWDCTVRLFDVTANTMRMKYQHTAPVLDCAFYDPTHSWSGGLDAQLKTHDLNTDQDTIVGTHDAAIRCVEYCPEVNVMVTGSWDRSVRLWDPRTPCNAGTFTQPEKVYTLSVAGDRLIVGTAGRRVLVWDLRNMGYVQQRRESSLKYQTRCIRAFPNKQGYVLSSIEGRVAVEYLDPSQEVQKKKYAFKCHRLKEEGIEFVYPVNAISFHSIHNTFATGGSDGFVNIWDPFNKKRLCQFHRYPTSIASLAFNNDGTMLAIASSYMHERGDISHPEDAIFIRQVTDAETKPKST, via the exons ATGACAGGCTCAAACGAGTACAAGCTAAACCAGGGACCAGAGGACGGCATCTCTGCTGTCAAGTTCAGCCCCAGCACAGCCCAGTTCCTGCTGGTTTCTTCCTGGGACTGCACTGTTCGTCTCTTTGATGTCACAGCCAACACCATGCGGATGAAATACCAGCACACAGCTCCAGTTTTGGACTGTGCTTTTTAC GACCCAACACATTCTTGGAGTGGAGGTTTAGATGCACAATTAAAAACTCATGATTTGAACACTGATCAAG ATACAATAGTTGGAACACATGATGCCGCCATTCGTTGTGTGGAATACTGCCCAGAGGTTAATGTCATGGTAACGGGTAGCTGGGACAGATCCGTTCGGCTCTGGGACCCAAGGACGCCCTGCAATGCTGGCACATTTACCCAGCCTGAAAAG GTGTATACCCTATCTGTGGCTGGAGATAGGCTGATCGTTGGCACAGCTGGAAGAAGAGTCCTGGTGTGGGATTTGAGGAACATGGGCTACGTACAGCAAAGAAGAGAGTCCAGTCTCAAGTATCAGACGCGCTGCATTAGAGCCTTCCCCAACAAACAG GGCTACGTGTTGAGTTCAATCGAGGGACGTGTAGCTGTGGAGTACCTGGACCCGAGCCAGGAGGTTCAGAAGAAGAAGTATGCCTTCAAATGCCACAGGCTGAAGGAGGAGGGAATTGAGTTTGTTTACCCCGTCAATGCCATCTCGTTTCACAGTATTCATAACACCTTTGCCACAG GTGGCTCAGATGGCTTTGTAAACATCTGGGACCCGTTCAACAAGAAGCGCCTGTGTCAGTTCCACAGGTACCCGACCAGCATCGCCTCACTGGCGTTCAATAACGATGGCACCATGCTTGCCATCGCCTCCTCCTACATGCACGAGAGGGGAGACATCAGCCACCCAGAAGATGCCATCTTCATCCGCCAAGTCACGGATGCTGAGACGAAACCCAA GTCAACCTAA
- the zgc:174164 gene encoding disintegrin and metalloproteinase domain-containing protein 9 — protein sequence MTHLTSTRKQRHKNLAFINSRHTSTLTMTRKFIVLGVFLLCYVSGIDNIDIFNGLPLQLSKYSIVNPQVIHRYTRSINKPSQSQEKYGEETISYAVNINNRKHLLHLKKNRDFLHPNFVQYSLDAAGNHKPSYPKQHVHCYYHGEVEGYEDSVVALSTCSGLRGVILLGNETYGLEPVPQSATNEHLLYLLKDIQSEPVTCGVVSEAASTQSHEPFEPGKSLTSLLRRKRSSNLPQTSYVELVLVVDNLRYIMKKQNETAVQEEMVQMANLLDAYYKQLNIRVVLVGLVIFKDGNPFDVEDTAGNVLGMFVKWRKAVLLPMIRHDIGQLIVGLPKPYGGSILGMAFVGTVCSASTSGGINVFNSNQVNFASTVVAHEMGHNLGMNHDTGNCCSVGSCIMAAGASGSTTFSNCSQQDFEMLILRGGGLCLKNPPAPSDVVDIAVCGNGRLDNGEQCDCGKPEECNNKCCDAATCTFTRGSACAQGGCCDNCQIRVSGTLCRESVNTCDLPEYCNGTTAYCPRNFYVMDGLPCEDHQTAAYCYEGQCQTYDFQCNRLFAPDPATKAADICFRTANMRGNEFGNCGTNGKNLIPCSVANSMCGKLQCVNVDLSNPPPGAQVSVEVVQGSKCINANFNLGTDVLDPGYVKRGSPCDEGKTCIDFQCVNASNLLPNLTCGAQTTCNSRGVCNDQGHCHCENGWAPPNCDKSGRGGSIDSGPAQIDYSLRNGLLIFFLLVVPVLVLLILVLLYVFRRDTLDPCLKGNLASRLKSRNAGNGNTNGQSNSNVQKSTTTQPPLKAPSNVPEYPPATSVPISGFRYGEMDYWNAETSTAPARPPAAKQGPGVPKPIPPRQLPC from the exons ATGACGCACCTGACCAGCACAAGGAAGCAAAGACACAAGAACCTTGCATTCATTAATAGTAGACATACCTCAACTTTAACCATGACAAGAAAATTCATCGTACtcggtgtttttttgctgtgttaTGTTTCTGGGATTGACAACATAG ACATTTTCAATGGGCTTCCATTACAACTCTCCAAGTACTCCATTGTAAATCCTCAGGTGATTCACAGATATACAAGGAGCATCAATAAACCATCACAGTCACAGGAG AAATATGGAGAGGAGACAATATCATATGCAGTCAACATAAACAACAGAAAGCACCTCCTTCATCTAAAGAAGAACAG AGACTTTTTACACCCAAACTTTGTTCAGTATTCACTTGACGCCGCTGGTAACCACAAGCCATCATATCCAAAACAGCAT gTGCATTGCTATTACCATGGAGAAGTGGAGGGATATGAGGATTCAGTGGTCGCGCTCAGCACATGCTCGGGCCTCAG GGGTGTAATCCTCCTTGGAAATGAGACCTATGGACTTGAGCCTGTGCCACAGTCTGCTACCAACGAGCACCTTCTGTACCTGCTGAAGGACATTCAGTCCGAGCCCGTCACTTGTGGGGTCGTCAGTGAGGCTGCATCAACTCAAAGCCATGAACCCTTTGAGCCTGGAAAATCGCTGACTTCATTGCTGCGG AGGAAGCGCAGTAGCAATTTACCTCAAACCAGTTATGTGGAGTTGGTGCTGGTTGTTGATAATCTCAGG tacattatgAAGAAACAAAATGAGACCGCGGTACAAGAGGAAATGGTGCAAATGGCTAATCTGCTCGATGCG TATTACAAGCAGCTGAATATCCGTGTGGTGCTGGTGGGCCTGGTGATTTTTAAGGATGGTAATCCCTTTGATGTGGAGGACACTGCAGGAAATGTGTTGGGGATGTTTGTCAAGTGGAGGAAGGCTGTACTGTTACCGATGATCAGGCATGACATTGGTCAGCTCATTGT TGGTCTGCCTAAGCCATACGGTGGAAGTATATTGGGTATGGCCTTTGTGGGCACTGTCTGCTCCGCTTCAACTTCTGGAGGAATCAACGTG TTCAACAGCAACCAAGTCAATTTTGCATCCACTGTGGTGGCCCATGAGATGGGCCATAACCTGGGCATGAATCACGATACTGGGAACTGCTGCAGTGTAGGAAGCTGCATCATGGCAGCTGGTGCTAG TGGTTCCACGACTTTCAGCAACTGTAGTCAACAAGACTTTGAGATGCTGATCCTTCGTGGAGGAGGCTTGTGTCTGAAAAACCCGCCAGCACCATCAGATGTGGTTGATATTGCTGTATGTGGCAATGGCCGGCTGGACAATGGAGAGCAGTGTGACTGTGGCAAACCTGAG GAATGCAACAataaatgctgtgatgctgCCACCTGCACATTTACACGCGGGTCTGCCTGTGCTCAGGGTGGCTGCTGCGACAACTGTCAG ATCAGAGTATCTGGAACTCTATGCAGAGAGTCCGTCAACACCTGCGATCTTCCTGAATACTGTAACGGGACGACTGCATACTGTCCCAGAAACTTCTATGTCATGGACGGCCTGCCCTGTGAAGACCATCAGACTGCTGCGTACTGCTATGAGGGCCAATGCCAGACGTACGATTTCCAGTGCAATCGTCTCTTTGCACCAG ATCCAGCAACAAAGGCAGCAGATATTTGTTTTAGGACTGCAAATATGCGGGGAAACGAATTTGGAAACTGTGGAACCAATGGCAAAAACCTTATACCATGTAGTGTAGC AAACTCCATGTGTGGAAAGTTGCAGTGTGTAAACGTGGACCTCAGCAATCCCCCTCCTGGTGCCCAAGTCAGTGTTGAAGTAGTCCAAGGGTCAAAGTGTATTAATGCAAACTTCAACCTTGGCACAGATGTGCTAGATCCTGGCTATGTTAAGCGTGGCAGCCCTTGTGATGAAGGAAAG ACCTGCATAGACTTTCAGTGTGTGAATGCTTCTAATCTGCTGCCCAACTTGACCTGTGGTGCCCAGACCACCTGCAACAGCCGAGGG GTATGTAATGACCAAGGGCACTGCCACTGTGAAAACGGGTGGGCCCCACCTAACTGTGACAAGTCAGGGCGAGGTGGCAGCATAGACAGTGGTCCTGCTCAGATAG ACTACTCCCTCAGGAACGGTCTGTTGATCTTCTTCCTGTTGGTGGTTCCTGTTCTGGTCCTTCTCATTCTGGTGCTGCTCTACGTTTTCAGGAGAGACACCCTGGACCCGTGTCTAAAAGGAAACCTCGCCAGCCGCCTCAA GTCACGTAATGCTGGAAATGGAAATACAAACGGGCAATCAAACAGCAATGTTCAGAAAAGTACCACAACCCAGCCTCCATTAAAGGCTCCTTCTAATGTG CCTGAATATCCACCAGCTACTTCAGTTCCAATTTCTGG TTTCAGGTATGGAGAAATGGATTATTGGAATGCAGAAACAAGCACTGCCCCTGCACGACCACCAGCTGCTAAGCAGGGCCCCGGAGTACCGAAACCAATCCCACCCAGGCAGCTAccatgttga
- the LOC120550738 gene encoding zinc finger protein Pegasus-like, which translates to MEEIKTEPVDFVKEFQEYLTQQTQHVNMISGSVCGEKEPGEPFQAVAPRSEQNGLDPPSVEVSLPMEDGSDVQMDGLERTCDGKYKCSYCSYANKGMARLIEHIRIHTGEKPHRCQLCPFASAYERHLEAHMRSHTGEKPYKCDLCAFRCSDRSNLSHHRRRRHKLLPTRVARSPFSNKRMLSSLQKRTGSLGFSRRLLINFNPPSTVMPKSDYLNDLSHKIHHHLNSTEYKNHPKVDDNNINNRGANGWTFNNPLDQLSTLAGQLADLHPESQTRASPDRESLKDEKPILIQQVSGEDVAMCSNEAQTLPPKNESPTSGRGSCSPVPGLGFESTLTASRSNSQPSTPTPALNTSDQQLLQKCQHCDIQFLDNILYTIHMGCHGYEHPFQCNICGHMCIDKYDFSCHFARGQHKK; encoded by the exons ATGGAAGAGATAAAGACCGAGCCTGTGGATTTTGTGAAGGAATTCCAAGAATACCTGACACAGCAAACCCAGCACGTCAACATGATCTCAGGCTCTGTTTGCGGAGAAAAAGAGCCAGGGGAGCCGTTTCAAGCCG TTGCGCCCAGGAGTGAGCAGAATGGTCTGGATCCTCCGTCTGTGGAGGTGAGCCTGCCAATGGAGGATGGGTCAGATGTACAAATGGACGGTCTGGAGAGGACCTGTGATGGAAAGTACAAGTGCAGCTACTGCAGCTATGCCAACAAGGGCATGGCTCGTTTAATAGAGCACATCCGCATCCACACAG GAGAAAAGCCTCATCGCTGCCAGCTGTGCCCGTTTGCTTCAGCGTACGAGCGCCACTTGGAAGCCCACATGCGCTcgcacacaggagagaaaccgtaCAAATGTGACCTCTGTGCCTTCCGCTGTAGCGACCGCAGCAACCTGTCGCACCACCGTCGCCGCCGCCACAAGCTCCTGCCCACCAGGGTTGCCCGCTCTCCTTTCTCCAACAAGAGAATGTTGAGCTCCCTGCAGAAGAGAACAGGCTCACTGGGCTTCAGTAGGCGACTACTCATCAACTTCAACCCTCCTTCCACGGTGATGCCAAAGTCAGATTATCTGAATGACTTGTCTCACAAGATCCACCACCATTTGAATAGCACTGAGTATAAGAACCATCCCAAGGTAGATGACAACAACATTAACAACAGAGGTGCTAATGGTTGGACTTTTAATAACCCACTGGACCAGCTGTCTACACTTGCTGGCCAGTTAGCCGACCTTCATCCTGAGTCCCAGACTCGGGCATCTCCAGACAGGGAGTCCTTAAAAGACGAGAAGCCCATCCTCATACAACAGGTCTCTGGTGAAGACGTTGCCATGTGTTCAAATGAAGCGCAGACTTTACCACCTAAAAATGAATCTCCCACCTCAGGCCGTGGGAGTTGCAGTCCTGTTCCCGGCCTCGGTTTTGAGAGCACTCTTACTGCGAGTCGTAGCAACAGCCAGCCGAGCACACCCACCCCTGCCCTGAACACATCGGACCAACAGCTGTTACAGAAATGCCAGCACTGTGATATTCAATTTCTAGATAATATCCTCTACACCATTCACATGGGCTGTCATGGCTACGAACATCCATTCCAGTGCAACATCTGTGGTCACATGTGCATAGACAAATACGACTTTTCGTGCCATTTTGCCCGTGGACAACATAAAAAGTGA
- the LOC120550673 gene encoding homeobox protein HMX3-B — MADSDAQETRQPAKDSPFSIKNLLNIEDKPTKPKSFLGSSKAVFEASFFSRFGDLSFPRFELPTQRIGLSAQYLERASTWWYPYSLGTHLRTGGSEKANLREASPAPDRRSPDLQKSDQDAREESADDDVALEESDSEEPKKEKDQEDDWRRKTDELDSERKPCRKKKTRTVFSRSQVFQLESTFDIKRYLSSSERAGLAASLHLTETQVKIWFQNRRNKWKRQLAAELEAANLSHAAAQRIVRVPILYHENGAPETAGGPVANSPGSQSLLSFPHHMYYSHPVPLLRPV, encoded by the exons ATGGCAGACTCTGATGCGCAAGAGACTCGCCAACCTGCAAAAGACTCTCCCTTCTCCATAAAGAACCTGCTAAACATCGAAGACAAACCCACAAAGCCCAAAAGTTTCCTCGGCTCATCCAAAGCAGTGTTTGAAGCCAGCTTCTTCTCTCGGTTTGGTGACTTGTCTTTCCCTCGATTTGAGTTGCCCACACAGAGAATTGGACTATCAGCGCAATATTTGGAGAGAGCGTCTACCTGGTGGTACCCATACTCGCTCGGGACTCATCTGAGGACTGGAG GGTCTGAGAAGGCCAACCTGAGGGAAGCATCACCGGCACCGGACAGGCGCTCACCGGATCTCCAAAAAAGTGACCAAGATGCCAGAGAGGAAAGTGCCGATGACGATGTCGCGCTGGAGGAAAGCGACTCGGAAGagccaaagaaagaaaaagaccaGGAGGACGACTGGAGGAGGAAAACGGACGAGCTGGACTCCGAGAGGAAGCCCTGTCGGAAGAAGAAGACGCGCACAGTGTTTTCTAGGAGTCAGGTATTCCAGCTCGAGTCCACCTTCGACATAAAGCGCTACCTAAGCAGCTCGGAGAGGGCCGGCCTGGCCGCGTCCCTGCACCTGACAGAGACGCAGGTCAAAATCTGGTTTCAGAACCGGAGGAATAAGTGGAAaaggcagctggccgcggagctgGAGGCGGCCAACCTGAGCCATGCGGCGGCGCAGAGGATTGTGCGGGTTCCCATACTTTACCACGAGAACGGAGCCCCAGAAACGGCCGGGGGCCCCGTTGCAAACTCACCGGGCAGCCAGTCACTCCTGTCTTTTCCCCACCACATGTACTATTCCCACCCGGTCCCACTGCTGAGGCCTGTTTAA
- the LOC120550739 gene encoding L-seryl-tRNA(Sec) kinase isoform X2: MAAEEAGGVGRSPACLCVLCGLPAAGKSTLARKVLRSAPLHGWRATVVPYDDLIPEHAFQIRAEEDGGTLQEIHTEWKSHRQAVLQCIEQFLEKPQLLAELPVSCQIDSAAWQQCIRALLQPEALDRSQAERAPLLFLLDDNFYYPSMRYEMYQLARKYSLGFCQVYLQCDLESCISRNQCRSEPIPTEVILEMVKRLESPNPQKNSWETNSISLNTTDNLSKCDIQRVMELISSALSNPLSPAEDNTKQKEADRLKCATNVVHQTDQACRRHISEAMKTARENQVAPKHMKSLAAQLNESKATFLHNLRRQLLQEASFAQEEDIDVERVVKRAVDVFDHEKKEILLRIMNENN; the protein is encoded by the exons ATGGCAGCAGAAGAAGCCGGAGGTGTCGGCCGGTCTCcggcctgtctgtgtgtcctctGCGGGCTACCTGCTGCTGGGAAGTCCACGCTGGCCCGAAAAGTCCTCCGCTCCGCTCCACTACACGGATGGAGAGCCACTGTTGTGCCGTATGATGACCTGATACCCGAACATGCTTTTCAGATCAGAGCGGAGGAGGACGGTGGCACACTGCAAGAAATA cACACTGAATGGAAATCACACAGACAAGCAGTTTTGCAGTGCATTGAGCAGTTCTTGGAGAAACCTCAACTTTTGGCAGAGCTGCCGGTCAGCTGTCAGATCGACAGTGCTGCATGGCAACAATGCATTCGAGCTCTACTGCAGCCTGAAGCTTTGGACCGCTCACAGGCTGAACGGGCACCACTTCTCTTTTTACTGGATGACAATTTCTACTATCCAAGCATGAGATATGAAATGTACCAACTTGCAAGAAAGT ATTCCCTGGGTTTCTGCCAGGTGTACCTGCAGTGTGATTTGGAGTCCTGCATCAGCAGAAACCAGTGCAGGTCTGAGCCTATACCCACTGAGGTAATATTGGAGATGGTGAAGCGTTTGGAGTCTCCAAATCCACAGAAGAACTCATGGGAGACAAACAGCATTTCACTCAACACCACCGACAATTTGTCCAAATGTGACAT CCAGAGGGTGATGGAGTTGATCTCCTCTGCACTGAGCAACCCGCTGAGCCCAGCTGAGGACAACACTAAACAAAAA GAGGCGGACCGCCTTAAATGCGCCACTAATGTGGTTCACCAGACTGACCAGGCCTGTCGACGCCATATATCTGAAGCCATGAAGACTGCCAGAG AGAATCAAGTAGCCCCTAAGCACATGAAGTCTTTGGCCGCTCAGCTGAATGAATCCAAAGCAACATTTCTTCACAACCTGCGGAGACAGTTGCTCCAGGAAGCGTCTTTCGCTCAAGAAGAGGACATTGATGTGGAACGTGTGGTGAAAAGAGCAGTGGACGTTTTTGATCACGAGAAAAAGGAAATTCTGTTGAGAATCATGAATGAAAATAACTGA
- the LOC120550739 gene encoding L-seryl-tRNA(Sec) kinase isoform X1, giving the protein MAAEEAGGVGRSPACLCVLCGLPAAGKSTLARKVLRSAPLHGWRATVVPYDDLIPEHAFQIRAEEDGGTLQEIVNTHTEWKSHRQAVLQCIEQFLEKPQLLAELPVSCQIDSAAWQQCIRALLQPEALDRSQAERAPLLFLLDDNFYYPSMRYEMYQLARKYSLGFCQVYLQCDLESCISRNQCRSEPIPTEVILEMVKRLESPNPQKNSWETNSISLNTTDNLSKCDIQRVMELISSALSNPLSPAEDNTKQKEADRLKCATNVVHQTDQACRRHISEAMKTARENQVAPKHMKSLAAQLNESKATFLHNLRRQLLQEASFAQEEDIDVERVVKRAVDVFDHEKKEILLRIMNENN; this is encoded by the exons ATGGCAGCAGAAGAAGCCGGAGGTGTCGGCCGGTCTCcggcctgtctgtgtgtcctctGCGGGCTACCTGCTGCTGGGAAGTCCACGCTGGCCCGAAAAGTCCTCCGCTCCGCTCCACTACACGGATGGAGAGCCACTGTTGTGCCGTATGATGACCTGATACCCGAACATGCTTTTCAGATCAGAGCGGAGGAGGACGGTGGCACACTGCAAGAAATAGTAAACACA cACACTGAATGGAAATCACACAGACAAGCAGTTTTGCAGTGCATTGAGCAGTTCTTGGAGAAACCTCAACTTTTGGCAGAGCTGCCGGTCAGCTGTCAGATCGACAGTGCTGCATGGCAACAATGCATTCGAGCTCTACTGCAGCCTGAAGCTTTGGACCGCTCACAGGCTGAACGGGCACCACTTCTCTTTTTACTGGATGACAATTTCTACTATCCAAGCATGAGATATGAAATGTACCAACTTGCAAGAAAGT ATTCCCTGGGTTTCTGCCAGGTGTACCTGCAGTGTGATTTGGAGTCCTGCATCAGCAGAAACCAGTGCAGGTCTGAGCCTATACCCACTGAGGTAATATTGGAGATGGTGAAGCGTTTGGAGTCTCCAAATCCACAGAAGAACTCATGGGAGACAAACAGCATTTCACTCAACACCACCGACAATTTGTCCAAATGTGACAT CCAGAGGGTGATGGAGTTGATCTCCTCTGCACTGAGCAACCCGCTGAGCCCAGCTGAGGACAACACTAAACAAAAA GAGGCGGACCGCCTTAAATGCGCCACTAATGTGGTTCACCAGACTGACCAGGCCTGTCGACGCCATATATCTGAAGCCATGAAGACTGCCAGAG AGAATCAAGTAGCCCCTAAGCACATGAAGTCTTTGGCCGCTCAGCTGAATGAATCCAAAGCAACATTTCTTCACAACCTGCGGAGACAGTTGCTCCAGGAAGCGTCTTTCGCTCAAGAAGAGGACATTGATGTGGAACGTGTGGTGAAAAGAGCAGTGGACGTTTTTGATCACGAGAAAAAGGAAATTCTGTTGAGAATCATGAATGAAAATAACTGA
- the acadsb gene encoding short/branched chain specific acyl-CoA dehydrogenase, mitochondrial: MAALLVRLFSKSCRQISRPWAACQAGWRSRSTTPAPDMASDHPAGLVFPPLQTYSEEESMMREAVKKYAQERIAPVVSKMDENSAMDEEVLKSLFEQGLMGIEIEPEYNGTGSTFFSSILVIEELAKVDPSVAVLCDIQNTLINTLFVKLGTAAQKEQYLSRLSTDMIGSFCLSEAESGSDAFSLKTRAEKHKDYYIINGSKMWISNAEHAGVFLVMANVDPSAGYRGITCFIVDRDTEGLEICKKENKLGLRASSTCPLNFDNVKVPEKNILGQVGHGYKYAIGMLNEGRIGIAAQMLGLAQGCFDHTIPYTRQRVQFGKRIFDFQGMQHQIAHVATQIEAGRLLTYNAARLKEAGRPFIKEACMAKYFTAEVATLTTSKCIEWMGGVGFTKDYPIEKYYRDCKIGTIYEGTTNVQLSTIAKFIDKEYDH, from the exons ATGGCTGCACTGTTGGTTAGGCTTTTCTCAAAG TCATGTAGACAGATATCTCGACCATGGGCTGCATGTCAGGCTGGATGGAGGAGCAGGTCCACCACTCCTGCCCCAGATATGGCCTCAGACCACCCAGCCGGGCTGGTCTTTCCTCCCCTTCAAACGTATTCAGAGGAGGAGAGCATGATGAGGGAAGCAG TTAAAAAATATGCACAAGAGCGCATTGCTCCGGTTGTGTCAAAGATGGATGAAAATTCTGCCATGGACGAGGAAGTGCTTAAATCTCTCTTTGAACAGGGT ctcATGGGCATTGAGATTGAGCCAGAGTACAACGGCACTGGCTCCACATTCTTCTCCTCAATTCTGGTCATTGAGGAGCTGGCGAAGGTGGACCCCTCTGTGGCTGTGCTCTGTGACATCCAGAACACACTGATCAACACACTGTTTGTCAAACTGGGTACAGCAGCTCAGAAAGAGCAGTACCTGAGCCGACTTTCAACTGACATG ATTGGAAGTTTCTGCCTCTCTGAAGCAGAGTCAGGGAGTGATGCCTTCTCTCTGAAGACGCGTGCTGAAAAACACAAGGACTATTACATCATCAATGGATCCAAGATGTGGATCAGCAATGCAGAGCATGCAGGTGTTTTCCTGGTGATGGCCAATGTAGACCCCTCTGCT GGATACCGAGGCATCACATGCTTCATCGTGGACCGGGACACAGAGGGACTTGAGATTTGCAAGAAGGAGAACAAGCTCGGCCTGCGTGCGTCCTCCACCTGCCCTCTTAACTTTGACAATGTCAAG GTTCCGGAGAAGAACATATTGGGACAGGTCGGTCACGGGTACAAGTATGCTATTGGAATGTTGAATGAGGGCAGGATTGGAATTGCTGCTCAG atGCTTGGGCTGGCACAGGGTTGCTTCGACCACACTATTCCTTACACCAGACAGAGAGTGCAGTTTGGAAAACGCATCTTTGACTTCCAG GGCATGCAGCACCAAATAGCCCACGTAGCAACACAGATTGAAGCCGGCCGGCTGCTGACATACAACGCTGCTCGTCTGAAGGAAGCTGGGAGGCCTTTCATTAAGGAGGCCTGCATGGCGAAATACTTCACTGCAGAG GTTGCAACCCTAACAACATCGAAATGCATCGAATGGATGGGAGGGGTAGGCTTCACCAAGGACTACCCCATAGAGAAATACTACAGAGACTGTAAAATTG GTACCATTTATGAGGGCACAACAAATGTCCAGCTATCCACTATCGCCAAGTTCATTGATAAGGAGTATGATCACTGA